Part of the Streptomyces antimycoticus genome, CGCAGCCGGGCGGAGGACGTATCCGGGCGGGCGTATCCGGGCGGGCACCCCCAGCCGGGCGTATCCGGGCGGGCCTATCCGGCGGCCATGAACGCAGTGTGTCAGTCGTATGGCAGCCCCCGCCTCGGCGTTGTGCCCGCCCCACCCCCGCCCTATCGTCGGGAACAGAGCACGACATCGGCCGTGTGCCCGAGTGGTTGAGGGGCTCGACTGCAAATCGAGTTACGTGGGTTCGATTCCCGCCACGGCCTCCACACACCTTGCGCGGGCGCCCTCAGGGGCGTCCGCGCAATGCGTTGCCGCTCGGTGAACTCTCGGACATGCTCTGGACACGCGCGCCCGCCTGACGCATGCTCATCCACGCCGTCAGCCGTCTCGGCGCCGGGATACCCCAGGTAAATCCCTAGGACTTCGGCGATTTTCACACTCTCGCCACCGAACGGTCTCCTGACCCCCTCACTGAGTGCAATTGCGTCTCATAGGGTCAGTGTGGTGCCTGCGGCCGCGCGGAAAACGACTCCCGGTCGACAGGCACCTTTTTCGACCGTGGTTCCATCCTCAATGGGGGAAATGTGCAGCCCGCCGCACCGGCCGCCCGTCTGCCGCTCTCGACCGGCCAGAGTGAGATCTGGTTCATTGAGCAGCTGGAGCCGCCGGAGAGCACCACCTTCAGGGTCGGCGAGTACCTGGAGATACAAGGACCGATAGACACCGAGATATTCGAGCGGGCGCTGCGCCGGGCCGTGGCGGAGGCCGAGCCCTACAACGTGCGGGTCGGCGAGGACGACGGGGAGCCCTGGCAGATCCTGGACCCGGTGACCGACTGGGAGCTGCCGAAGCTGGACCTCACCGGCGCGGACGACCCCTGGGCCGCGGCCGAGCGGTGGATGAAGAACGACCTGGCCACGGGGGCGCTCAAGCTGGGCGACTACCCGGCGTTCTCGTTCGCCCTGCTGAAGGTGGAGCCCGAGCGCTTCCTCTGGTACCAGGGCACCCACCACATCGTGTCGGACGCCGGATCGGCCGCCCTGCTGGGCCGGCGGACCGCCGAGGTGTACACCGCGCTCGTGGAGGGGACCGACCCGGCCGAGGGGGAAACGGTCTTCGGCTCCCTGCAGGCGATGGTGGACCAGGACGCGGAATACCGGGCCTCGCCGGATTTCGCCAAAGACCGCGCGTACTGGCTGGAACACGTCGGCGATTCCCCGCGCCCCGCTCGGCTTTCCACCCACCCCACCAGGGAACTTTCCACCGTCCTCCGGCAGACCGCCTACCTGACCGAGGAGGAAGCGGTCGAGCTGCGGGCCGCCGCGCGTAAATACGCCACCCACTGGTCGGCTATGATCATCGCAGCGACCTCTCTTTATCTGCATCGATTGACCGGTAAATCGGACATCATTCTCACGCTGCCGATCTCGGGCCGTACCGATGCCACCGCCCGCGCCATTCCCGGGATGTTCGCCAATGTGGTGCCGCTGCGTATCCAGGTGCGCGCCGATATGCGAATACGGGAGCTGGTGCGGCAGATCTCACGCGAAGTCAGGCAGGCCCTGCGGCATCAGCGTTACCGCCGTATCGACCTGGCCCGGGATCTGCGACTTCCGGATGGCGGAAACGGATTGCTCGGCCCGCACGTCAACATCATGACGTACGACTACGACTTCCACTTCGCCGGTCACCGGGTCAAGGGCCACAACCTCTCCAACGGAACCGTCGAGGACCTCTCGATCATGGGATACGACCGGTCCGACGGGACCGGTATCCGGATCGACCTCAACGCGAATTCCAACCTCTACACCGAGGACGCCCTCATCGCGCACCGGGAGCGCTACCTCGGCCTGCTGCGCTCCCTCGCCGACACCTCGGACCTGCAGCGCACCGTCGGCTCCCTGGAGCTGCTGTCCGCCGAGGAGCGCCGGCGGGTCCTGGACGCGCCGGGCGAGACGGCGCACCCGACCTCCGGCGCCCTCCTCCCGGAGCTGCTGGCGGCCCAGGCCGCCCGGACCCCCGACGCCCAGGCCCTGGTCTGCGACGACACCGTGCTCAGCTACGCGGAGCTGGACCGGGCGGCGAACCGGCTGGCCCGGGTGCTCATCGCGCGCGGCGCCGGGCCCGAACGCACCGTCGGCGTGGCCCTGCCCCGCTCCGCCGACCTGGTCATCGCGCTGATCGCGGTGCTCAAGACGGGGGCCGCGTATCTGCCCCTGGACCTGGACTACCCGGCCGAGCGGCTGGCGTACATGCTCGACGACGCAAGCCCCGCCCTCGTCGTCACCCGCGCCGACAGCGCCGGGGCGCTCCCCGCGCACCACGGTGTGGGACGGCTGCTGCTGGACGTCGTGGACATCACGGGCACCCGGGGCGCGGCGAACGTTTCCGCTCCGGCGGTGGCGATCGACCCCGGGCACCCCGCGTACATCATCTACACCTCGGGCTCCACCGGCCGCCCCAAGGGCGTCCTGGTGCCCCACCGGGCCGTCGCCAACTGCCTGGAGTGGATGCGGGACGCCTACGACCTCACCTCCGGGGACCGGATGCTGCAGAAGACCCCGGCCGGGTTCGACGCCTCGGTCTGCGAGTTCTTCCTGCCGCTGCTCAGCGGCGCGACCCTGGTGGTCGCCAGGCCCGGCGGCCACAAGGACCCGGCGTATCTGGCGCGCACGGTGCGCGAACAGGGCATCACCGCACTCCAGTTCGTACCGTCGATGCTCCAGGCGTTCCTCGCCGACCCGGACGCCGCCGACGCGTGCGCGGGCATCCTGCGGCGGGCCTCCAGCGGCGGTGAGGCGCTGCCGCGTGAGACCGCCGAGCGGTTCCACGAGCGGTTCCCCGGCGTGCCGCTGAGCAACCTCTACGGGCCCACCGAGACCACCATCCAGATCGCCCACCACCCCTCCGCGCCCGGCGGTGAGGGACCGGTGCCGATCGGCCGGCCGGTGTGGAACACCCGGATGTACGTCCTCGACACCGCCCTGAAGCCCTGCCCGGCCGGGGTCACCGGCGAGCTGTACGTGTCCGGGGCGCAGCTGGCCCGCGGCTATCTGGGCCGCCGGGCCCTGACCGCCGAGCGGTTCGTCGCCGACCCCTACGGCCCGCCCGGCACCCGGATGTACCGCACCGGCGATCTGGCCCGCCGGCTGCCGGACGGCGACGTCGAGTACGTGGGCCGCGCCGACGGCCAGGTCCAGCTCCGCGGTTTCCGCATCGAGCTGGGCGAGGTCGAGGCGGCGCTGCGGACGCTCCCCCAGGTCGCCGAGGCCGCCGCGGCGATCCGCACCGACCGGCCCGGCGACCAGCGGCTGGTCGCCTATGTGACGGCCGCCGGCGAGACCCCGCCGGACGCCGCCACGGCCCGCGAGGCGCTGGGCGAGGTGCTGCCCGAGCACATGGTGCCCAGCGCGGTCGTGGTGCTCGGCACCCTCCCCCTGGACGCCAACGGCAAGCTGGACCGGGCCGCGCTGCCCGCGCCCTCCTTCGAGGCCGCCACGGGCGGGCGGGCGCCCCGCACCCCGCGCGAGGAGGCGCTGTGCGCGCTCTTCGGCGAGGTCCTGGGCGTCGACGGCGTCACCATCGACGACGACTTCTTCCTGCTCGGCGGCCATTCGCTGCTCGCCTCCAAGCTGGCCAGCCAGGCCCGCGCCGCGCTGGCCACCGAGCTGTCGATGCGCGACCTCTTCGAGGCGCCGACCGTCGCCCGGCTGGTGGCCCGCCTGGACGCCGCGGGACCGGCGCCGGCGCAGCCGCGGCAGCCGCTGGACATCCTGCTGCCGCTGCGCGGCGAGGGGCAGCGCCCGCCGCTGTTCTGCGTCCACCCCGGCGGGGGCCTGGGCTGGTCGTACACCGGGCTGCTCCGCCATCTCGCCCCGGACCAGCCGGTGTACGCCCTCCAGGCGCGCGGGCTGACCGAACCGGACGTCCTCCCGGCGAGCGTCGAGGAGATGGCCGCCGACTATCTGCGGCAGATCCGGACCGTCCAGCCGACCGGTCCGTACCATCTGCTCGGCTGGTCCTTCGGCGGGCTGATCGCGCATGCCATGGCCACCCGGCTGCAGGAACAGGGCGAGGAGGTCGCCACGCTGGCCGTGGTCGACGCCTACCCCGACAACGCCCAGGCGCTGCCCGAGGCACCGGAGCTCAGCAAGCGTCAGTGGCTGGGGGTGCTGCTCGACGACATCGGGGGCGGCGACATCTTCGCCCCGGGCTGGCTGGAGGCGCACCCCGACGGGGCGGACGGCACCGCCGACCTGGTGGCGGACCTCTGCCGGGAGACCGGGCTGCCCGCCCGGCTGCTGGAGGGCGAGACCAGCTTCCCGCTGCTCGACATCCTGCGCAACGACCAGGAGCTGATGCGCAAGTTCGCGCCCGACCGGTTCCACGGCGACATGCTGCTGTTCCACGCGGCCGAGGAGATCCCCGCCTACCGCCGCGATCCGCTGCATGTGCCGGACTCCTGGCGCCCCTTCGTGGACGGCGCCCTTACGGTGCACAGCATCCCCGACCACCACTACCGGATGATGCGGGAGGAGTCCCTGGACCGGATCGGCCCGGTGGTGGCTGCGGCGCTCGAACCCGGCCGCCCCGTGCTCGGCACCGGGCGCCCGGAAGAGCACGACCGCCCGGTGCTGAGCGCGGCCGCCATGCGCTGAGTGGGGAGGCCGGGCCCGGGGCTGAGTACGAAAGCCACCGGGCACGGAGAACGGGCGCCCCGCGGCTGCGGGGCGCCCATCGGCGTCTTACGGACGCGTCGGCTACGTACGGTCGGCGCCTTACGGACGCGTCGGCTACGTACGGTTGACGACCGCCGCCTGGGGGCGGATCGGGAGGCGGTTGACCGGACGGCCGGTGGCCGCACGGACCGCCGCCGCCACCGCCGCCGGGGAGGTGACCACCGGCACCGCGCTGACCGGCTTGGCGCCGAAGGGGGCCACCACGTCCCGCTCCTCGACCAGTTTGACGATGCGGATGTCGGGGACGTCCAGGGCGGTCGGCAGGGCGTAGCCGGTCAGGTCGGGGTGGCGGACCACACCGCGCGAGGTGCGCAGGTTCTCGGTGAGAGCCGCGCCGATGCCCTGGGCGACGCCCGCCTCGATACGGGCCCTGAGCTGACGCGGGTTGAGGATCCGGCCCACGTCCTGGGCCACCGTCATGTCGACGACCCGTACCGCGCCGATCTCGATGTCGACGTCCACCACGGCGCGCACCGCGCAGTAGGCGAGCCCGACGAAGGCGTCACCCTGCCCGGTCTCGTCCAGCGGCTCGGTGGGATGCGGACGGCACTGCGCGGTGGCCCACAGCTCCTTGCCCTCCAGGGCCTCCTCGACGGTGGTGCTGAGCACCCCGTCATACGAGGTGATCTTGCCGTCGGCGATGCTGAGCAGCTCGGTCGACATGCCGAACGTATGCGCGAGCGGCTGCAGGAGCTGGGTGCGGACCATCTTCGCGGCCCGCTCGACCGCACCGCCGGAGACCCAGGTGTGGCGGCCGCGCGAGGCGGGCCCGGCCGGGGGCTGGTCGGTGTCGATGGGCGCGATATGGACCTCCTCGATACCGAGGACGTCCTGGACGATCTGGCGGGCCAGAGTGGCGAAGCCCTGGCCGGTCTCGACGGCCGCGCAGATGACCGTGGCCACCGGGCCGGTGACCTTCACGGTGGCGGTGGAGACCTCGTCGGCCCCTCGGCGCCGAGCATGTGGACCATGCCCAGGGCGTAGCCCACCCCGCGCCGCACGGCGGCCGGGTCGCCCGCGCCCTCCAGGCCGCCCGGCAGCAGCCACTCCTCCTCCGGGTCGTCCTTGGGGAGAGCGGGCAGCGGTGCGTCCCTTACGGCCTGCAGCAGTTCGGCGACCGGGGCCGGGCAGGTGACGGTCTGTCCGGTGGGCAGCAGATCGCCGGTGGCCATCACATTGCGCATCCGGATCTCGACGGGGTCGATGCCCAGCTTGGCCGCCAGCTTGTCCATCTGGCCCTCGTACGCCGCGCACACCTGCATCGCGCCCTCGCCGCGCACATGGCCGGAGGGCGGGTTGTTGGTGCGTACGGCCCAGCCCTCGATGAAGGCGTGCGGGACGACGTAGGGACCGCAGGCGAAGGAGACGGCGGCGGCCAGGGTGTCCCCCGAGGAGTCGGCATAGGCCCCCGCGTCCAGCAGGATCTGCGCCTCGACCTTGACCAGCTTGCCCTGGGCGTCCGCGTGGTGGCGGTAGCGCAGCAGGGTGGGGTGGCGGTGGGCGTGGCCGAGGAAGGACTCCTCACGGGTCGCGGCCAGCTTCACCGGATGTCCGGTGCGCAGCGCCAGCAGCCCGAGCGGCAGTTGCATCCCCGGGTCCTCGCGCTCGCCCATGGCACCGGGGACGCCGGTGACGACGACCTTCACCCGCTCCGGCTCCAGCCCGAAGCAGGCGGCGGCCAGGTCGCGGTCGGCGTGCGGATCGGTGGAGGCCGTGTAGATCTCCACCCCGCCGTCGGGGCGTGGCACGGCCAGGCCCGCCTCGGCGCCGATGGGCGCCGGGTCCTGACGGCCGATGCGGTACAGCCCCTCGGCGATGACCTCGCCGACCACGTCCGGGTCGCCGAAGGACAGCGGGATATGGCGGACCAGATTGCCGTCGGGATGCAGCGGCTCGGCGGAGAACGCCTGCTCGGGGTCGGTGACCGGCTCCAGCACCTCGTACTCGACGGCGATGGCGGCGGCCGCCAGCCGGGCCGTGTCGGGATGGTCGGCGGCGACCGCGGCGATGGGCTCGCCGTGGTGGCGGACCAGGTCCTTGGCGAAGACCGGACGGTCGGCGACCCGGCGGCCGTGGGAGGCGTCGCCGGGCACGTCGGCGTGGGTCACCACGGCCCGTACGCCGGGCATCTCGACGGCCTGGGTGGTGTCGATGGAGACGATGCGGGCGTGCGGGTGCGGGGAGCGCAGCACCGCGGCCCACAGCAGCCCCTCGGCCCACAGGTCGGCCGCGTACGGGAAGGTGCCCGTGGTCTTGGCCGCCGAGTCGGCGGGCGGCAGGGAGACGCCGAGGCCCATGGTGGACGGGGGCTGGACGGGCGTTCCGGCGGCGGGGGTGGCGGTGACGGCGCCCCCGCCGTCCGCGATTCCGGTCATGCCGATGCCCTTCCGCTACCGCTTCCGTTGACGCTCCCGTTGCCGGTGATGCCGTGCGGTCCCGTCTGGTGCGGGATACGGGCCGGGTCCTGGTGGGCGTCGGGTCCGCCGTCCGGCTCGGCCTGCGCCGCCTCGTCGGCGGCCTCGCGGCCCGCGACGACCTCGCGGACGGCGTCGAGGATCCCGCGGTAACCGGAGCAGCGGCAGAGGTTGCCGGAGATCGCCTGACGGGTCTCCTGGTCGGTGGGGGCGTGGTTGCCCTCGAGGAGGTCGTGCATGGTCATCGCGAGCCCGGGCACGCAGAAGCCGCACTGCACGGCCCCGCATTCGGCGAGCGCCCGCTGGACGTCGGAGGGCTGTCCGCCGGTGGCCAGGCCCTCGACGGTGCGGACCTCGCTGCCCGCGGCGGTGGCGGCGGGCACCAGGCAGGAGGCGACGAGCCGCCCGTCGACCTGCACCGAGCAGGCCCCGCACTCGCCCTGCGAGCAGCCGTCCTTGGCCCCGGCGAGGCCGAGGCGCTCCCGCAGCACGTAGAGCAGCGACTCGCCGATCCACACGTCGGTGACGGGGCGGTCGGCGCCGTTGACGCGCAGCACGTAGGAGGCGAGCGGATGCTCGCTGTGGCTCGGCTGCCCATCGGCGGCCGGGGCCGCCTCGGCGGAGGCGGGCTCCGTAAGGAGCTCGGCGGGGGCGTCAGCGGCCTCGGGAGCGTCGGTCGGGGTCCCGGCCGGGGCGGGCGCCGCGGCGGCCTCAGCGGCCGCGAACTCACCCTCGGCCGCGGCCGGTTCGGGCTCCTCGGTCGCGGACTCGGCGGGCTCCGGCTCGGCGTCGTCCGGCAGCGCTTCGGCGGGGGCCTCGGCGGCGTTCGGCGCGGTGTCGGGGGCGTCGGTGTGGCCCGCGCCGTCCTCGGGGCCGGGGTGCGGGGCGTGCCCATGGGCGTCGCCCGCGAACCGGTCGTCCGCGAACGCGCCGGGCCAGCTCGTCTCCTGGGACAGTCCGGGCGCCGGGCTGCCGTGCGGCGGGGTCTCCAGTCCGGCGTGCTGACCGTCGACCGGGAACTCGCCGGAGTCCCCGGCGGCCGGGCCGTCGGGCCGCCGCCCGGGGCCGTCGGCGGGCATCCGCTCGCCGGGCGCCGGGCTGTTGTGCGGCGGGGTGCCACGGGGCGGGGTGTGCAGCCCCTGGTGCCCCTCGGCCGCGAACTCGCCCGAGCCCCCGGCGGCGGGCCCCGGCCACGCCGGGTCCTGGCGGTCGGGCATGCGCAGCCGGCGGCGGGCGGGCGGCTGCGTGGGGGTGGCCGGCGGGGCGGACGCGGCCGGGCCCGGGTGGCCCTCGACCGCGTACTCCCCGGAGTCCTCCACGCCCTCCTCGGCGGCCGGAACCGACCACTGGCCGGTGTGTCCCTGCTGCTGCCCGGGCTGGGGCTGGTGGGGCTGCTGCCGGGGCGCCGACCCGGCGAAGGGCATCCGCAACTGGGCCGTCGTCTGCGGGTCCTGAGGCCCGTCCGCGTGGCCGCCGTACGGAGGCGCGGCCGGGCCGGGGTGGTCGTCGACCCGGTACTCACCGGTCTCGTCCACCCCGTCGTCGCCCGCGACCGGGATGGTCCACTGGCTGGTCTGCACGGGCCCGCCCGCGCCGTTGTCGGACGAGGCGGGCACCGGCCAGTCGTCCACCGGCCAGTCGTCCACCGGCTCCTCGGCCGCCGGAGCCGGCCAGTGGCCGGTGTGCGGCGGGTGGTGGCCCTGCTGGTCCTCGGCGGGCACCGGCCACTGGACGGAGCCGTGCGGATCGTGGTGGCCGCCGTACAGATAGCCGCCGTCGGTCTCCGCGGTGGTCCAGTGCCCGGTCATGCCCTGGTCGTGGGCGGACGGCTGCCACTGGCCGCCATGGGACGGGTCACCGTGCCCCACATCCATCGGCGGGGGCGCGTAGCCCGTGCCGGGCGCCGCGAGCGGGTCCCAACGGCCGGACGGGTCGGTCGGGTCCGGGTGGGCGTAGTCGGGCGGAAGCTGTACGAACGCCGTCGACTCGGCGTCGTACTCCGGGCCGTGCGGCATCGGCTGCCATCCGCTCCCCGGATCCGGCCGGTGCGGCTGCTGTTCATCACTCACGCGAGTGCCCTCCCCAGAGCTCGGCGGGCCAGGGCCGCCACGGTACGCCTCAGGTGGATCGCGGCAGGTGGCAGGGGGACCGGCTCGCTTCCGTCCTGCGGGGGCAGCGGATCGGGGATGCACGCGGCGGCGACGTACTCGCCGAAAGCGGTGGTGACCTGCGGATCGAGATGGCCGCGGTCGCCGTCCCAGTCGATGAGCGAGGCGACCCAGCGCTCGGCGTCCAGGGGGCGCAGCGGCATCGGCGCGACCGCCCCGACCGCACAGCGCACCCCGCGCCGCGCGGGGTCGAGGACGAGGGCGACCGAGGCGGTGGCCCGGCCGGGCCCGGTGCGCCCGGTGGCCTTGATGAAGGTCTGCGGGGCGTGCAGCAGCGGAACCCGGACGAATCCGACGAGTTCACCGGGGTTCAGCAGATCGACCCCGGCGAGCAGATGGCTGACCGGGATCTCGCGGCGGGACCCCTCGGGCCCGGCGATGATGACCGTGGCCTCCAGCGCGGCGAGCACCGGCAGCGCGTCGCCGGTGGGGGCGGCGGTGACGATGTTGCCGCCGAGGGTGCCGGCGTTGCGGATCTGCGGTGGTCCGGCGGCCCGTGCGGCCGCGGCCAGCGCCGGGATCAGCGCGGCGAAGTCGGGGCGCCCCATCCGGGCGTGGGTGAGTCCGGCGCCGAGGAGGGCGTGCCCGTCCAGATAGCGCCAGCCTCGGATTTCGCTGATCCGGCCGAGGCCGACGAGCGCGGCGGGCCGCAGCAGGCCGGAGTTGACCGCGGCCATCAGATCGGTACCGCCCGCCACGGGCACGGCGGCGGGCATGGCGGCCAGTGCCGCCACGGCCTCGTCGAGCGTGCCCGGCAACGTCACCGTGTGCGCCGCCTGCGGTGCGTGCGTGGTCAACCCAGCTGCCCCTTCCCCGGTGTCCCGGCTGTTGCGCCGTACGGTACGTGCTGACAGCCCGGACGTGGCAACTCTGGCACATCTTGCGAGCCCGCCGTCGCGAGGGTCCGTGATCCGTGGATCCGTCCCTGACCTGGGGGATGGTACGGGTTTGGGGCAAGGTCTCCGCCGAGAGTGGATTGCCACGTTTCAGGGACCCTTGTGCGATTTGGTCTTGCGCCGGAGGGGCTACTCTCCCCGGGACGGCGGAGCGTCGGCGCGCACCATTTCAGGGCCCGGTCGACCCGGCTGCGGCCGGGGGGGTGCCCCCGGCCGCGGCGGGGCGGCTCACACGATCGGGGGCGCTCCCTCGCGCGGGCGTCCGAGCAGGCCGGGGCGCCGCTGCCAGGGAAGCGGACCGGCGGGCGGGCGGTAGCTCACGCCGAGCGCGTCCAAACGCGCGTAATGTGCCTCCATGCGCCCCTGGAACGCCCCGAAGTCCCGTTCCGACGACGGCGGCAGCGCCGACCAGACGACCTCGGCGAAGGCGGCGAGCCGGGGGAAGGCCTGGTAGTCGACGCGCCGGCGGTCCTCCATCACCTCGGTCCAGAGATTGGCCTGGGCGCCCAGCACCCGGTCCGCGTCGGCTCCGGTGAGCTCCGGTGGAACCGGTTCGAAGCGATAGACATCCTCCAGGGTGCGGACGTAGCCGATCGGGACCGGCTCGTCCTCGCCCGGAGCCTGCCGGTGGTCGAAGTACACCTGCTGCTCGGGGCACATGACGACGTCGTGGCCGGCCCGCGCGGCGGCGATCCCGCCCGCGTAGCCGCGCCAGGAGGAGACCGCGGCGCCCTCGGGCAGCGGGGCGTCGGCCGCGCCGCCCTCGAGGATCTCGTCCCAGCCGATCAGCCGGCGCCCGCGCTCGGCGAGCCAGTGGCCGAAGTGGCGGATGAACCAGCTCTGCAGCTCGTCCTCGTCGGCGAGGCCCTGCGCGCGGATGCGCTCCTGGGCGGCCGGGGACGCCTTCCACTGGTCCTTGGGGCACTCGTCGCCGCCGATGTGGACGAAGGTGCCGGGGAACAGCTCCAGCACTTCCTCCAGTACGTGCTCGAAGAAACGGAGCGTGTTGTCGGTGGGGGCGAGTACGTTCGGGTTGACGCCCCAGGTGGTCCAGACTCCGAGGGAGGCGGTGTCGATGACATCGGTGTTGCCCAGCTCCGGGTACGCGGCGATGGCGGCCTGCGAATGCCCGGGAATGTCGATCTCCGGCACGACGGTGATATGCCGCTCGGCGGCGTAGGCGACGATCTCGCGGATGTCGTCCTGGGTGTAGTAACCGCCGTGCGGCCGCTCGTCCCACAGCGGGGACGCCCGGTGGCCGAGCTTGGTGCGCTCACGCCAGGCGCCCGTCTCGGTCAGCTTCGGATAGCGGCGGATCTCGACGCGCCAGCCCTGGTCGTCGGTGAGATGGAAGTGGAAGACATTGAGCTTGTGGGCGGCGAGCAGGTCGAGATAGGCGAGGACGCCGTCCTTGGGCATGAAGTGGCGGGCCACATCCAGCATCAGCCCGCGCCAGGCGAACCGCGGCGCGTCCTCGACCGTCCGCTCCGCCAGTTCCCAGGCGGCCTCCGCGCCCCTGAGCGGGGCGCGGCGGAAGGCGTCGGGGCCCAGCAGCTGACGGAGCGTCTGCGTGCCCCAGTGGACGCCCGCGGCCGTGCCGCCCGCGATCTCCACCCGGCCGTCGGCGACGGTGAGCCGATAGCCCTCGGGCTCCAGCGCGGCGTCGATCCGCAGCGTGACGGTGTCGGGGCCGCCGGGTTCGCCGTCCGGCAGGGACAGGCCGAGCGCCTGGCCGAGAGTGGTGCGCAGCAGGCGCGCCACGCCCTCGGTGCCGGGGCCGGCGGCCAGGGCGGTGTGCCGCGGGTGGATCCGCGCGCCCGCGCGGCCCGTACGGCTCTGGTCATGGCGGGGCGCGGGGATCAGCCCCGCGGCGTCGTGTGTCATCTGCTCCCTCATCGGCCCTTGTCGGCGCTTACCGGGGCTTACCGGGGCTGGTCGGCGCGTTGCCGGCCCTTGTCGGCCCGTTCGTCGATCTCTTCGTCAGTCCTTCACGGCGCCGCCGAGACCCGAGACCAGCCGGCGCTGTACGAGGACGAAGAAGATCAGCACGGGGATGGTCATGACCGTGGACGCCGCCATGATGCCTCCCCAGTCGTTCCCCTCGGCCTTGAAGAAGACCAGCAGCGCCATCGGAAGGGTGGAGTTCTCGGTCGCGCTGATGATGAACGACTTGGCGAACAGGAAGTCGTTCCAGGTGGAGATGAAGGAGAAGACGCTCGTCGCGACCAGGCCGGGGAA contains:
- a CDS encoding non-ribosomal peptide synthetase — its product is MQPAAPAARLPLSTGQSEIWFIEQLEPPESTTFRVGEYLEIQGPIDTEIFERALRRAVAEAEPYNVRVGEDDGEPWQILDPVTDWELPKLDLTGADDPWAAAERWMKNDLATGALKLGDYPAFSFALLKVEPERFLWYQGTHHIVSDAGSAALLGRRTAEVYTALVEGTDPAEGETVFGSLQAMVDQDAEYRASPDFAKDRAYWLEHVGDSPRPARLSTHPTRELSTVLRQTAYLTEEEAVELRAAARKYATHWSAMIIAATSLYLHRLTGKSDIILTLPISGRTDATARAIPGMFANVVPLRIQVRADMRIRELVRQISREVRQALRHQRYRRIDLARDLRLPDGGNGLLGPHVNIMTYDYDFHFAGHRVKGHNLSNGTVEDLSIMGYDRSDGTGIRIDLNANSNLYTEDALIAHRERYLGLLRSLADTSDLQRTVGSLELLSAEERRRVLDAPGETAHPTSGALLPELLAAQAARTPDAQALVCDDTVLSYAELDRAANRLARVLIARGAGPERTVGVALPRSADLVIALIAVLKTGAAYLPLDLDYPAERLAYMLDDASPALVVTRADSAGALPAHHGVGRLLLDVVDITGTRGAANVSAPAVAIDPGHPAYIIYTSGSTGRPKGVLVPHRAVANCLEWMRDAYDLTSGDRMLQKTPAGFDASVCEFFLPLLSGATLVVARPGGHKDPAYLARTVREQGITALQFVPSMLQAFLADPDAADACAGILRRASSGGEALPRETAERFHERFPGVPLSNLYGPTETTIQIAHHPSAPGGEGPVPIGRPVWNTRMYVLDTALKPCPAGVTGELYVSGAQLARGYLGRRALTAERFVADPYGPPGTRMYRTGDLARRLPDGDVEYVGRADGQVQLRGFRIELGEVEAALRTLPQVAEAAAAIRTDRPGDQRLVAYVTAAGETPPDAATAREALGEVLPEHMVPSAVVVLGTLPLDANGKLDRAALPAPSFEAATGGRAPRTPREEALCALFGEVLGVDGVTIDDDFFLLGGHSLLASKLASQARAALATELSMRDLFEAPTVARLVARLDAAGPAPAQPRQPLDILLPLRGEGQRPPLFCVHPGGGLGWSYTGLLRHLAPDQPVYALQARGLTEPDVLPASVEEMAADYLRQIRTVQPTGPYHLLGWSFGGLIAHAMATRLQEQGEEVATLAVVDAYPDNAQALPEAPELSKRQWLGVLLDDIGGGDIFAPGWLEAHPDGADGTADLVADLCRETGLPARLLEGETSFPLLDILRNDQELMRKFAPDRFHGDMLLFHAAEEIPAYRRDPLHVPDSWRPFVDGALTVHSIPDHHYRMMREESLDRIGPVVAAALEPGRPVLGTGRPEEHDRPVLSAAAMR
- a CDS encoding (2Fe-2S)-binding protein codes for the protein MSDEQQPHRPDPGSGWQPMPHGPEYDAESTAFVQLPPDYAHPDPTDPSGRWDPLAAPGTGYAPPPMDVGHGDPSHGGQWQPSAHDQGMTGHWTTAETDGGYLYGGHHDPHGSVQWPVPAEDQQGHHPPHTGHWPAPAAEEPVDDWPVDDWPVPASSDNGAGGPVQTSQWTIPVAGDDGVDETGEYRVDDHPGPAAPPYGGHADGPQDPQTTAQLRMPFAGSAPRQQPHQPQPGQQQGHTGQWSVPAAEEGVEDSGEYAVEGHPGPAASAPPATPTQPPARRRLRMPDRQDPAWPGPAAGGSGEFAAEGHQGLHTPPRGTPPHNSPAPGERMPADGPGRRPDGPAAGDSGEFPVDGQHAGLETPPHGSPAPGLSQETSWPGAFADDRFAGDAHGHAPHPGPEDGAGHTDAPDTAPNAAEAPAEALPDDAEPEPAESATEEPEPAAAEGEFAAAEAAAAPAPAGTPTDAPEAADAPAELLTEPASAEAAPAADGQPSHSEHPLASYVLRVNGADRPVTDVWIGESLLYVLRERLGLAGAKDGCSQGECGACSVQVDGRLVASCLVPAATAAGSEVRTVEGLATGGQPSDVQRALAECGAVQCGFCVPGLAMTMHDLLEGNHAPTDQETRQAISGNLCRCSGYRGILDAVREVVAGREAADEAAQAEPDGGPDAHQDPARIPHQTGPHGITGNGSVNGSGSGRASA
- a CDS encoding FAD binding domain-containing protein; the encoded protein is MTTHAPQAAHTVTLPGTLDEAVAALAAMPAAVPVAGGTDLMAAVNSGLLRPAALVGLGRISEIRGWRYLDGHALLGAGLTHARMGRPDFAALIPALAAAARAAGPPQIRNAGTLGGNIVTAAPTGDALPVLAALEATVIIAGPEGSRREIPVSHLLAGVDLLNPGELVGFVRVPLLHAPQTFIKATGRTGPGRATASVALVLDPARRGVRCAVGAVAPMPLRPLDAERWVASLIDWDGDRGHLDPQVTTAFGEYVAAACIPDPLPPQDGSEPVPLPPAAIHLRRTVAALARRALGRALA
- a CDS encoding beta-N-acetylhexosaminidase, which encodes MTHDAAGLIPAPRHDQSRTGRAGARIHPRHTALAAGPGTEGVARLLRTTLGQALGLSLPDGEPGGPDTVTLRIDAALEPEGYRLTVADGRVEIAGGTAAGVHWGTQTLRQLLGPDAFRRAPLRGAEAAWELAERTVEDAPRFAWRGLMLDVARHFMPKDGVLAYLDLLAAHKLNVFHFHLTDDQGWRVEIRRYPKLTETGAWRERTKLGHRASPLWDERPHGGYYTQDDIREIVAYAAERHITVVPEIDIPGHSQAAIAAYPELGNTDVIDTASLGVWTTWGVNPNVLAPTDNTLRFFEHVLEEVLELFPGTFVHIGGDECPKDQWKASPAAQERIRAQGLADEDELQSWFIRHFGHWLAERGRRLIGWDEILEGGAADAPLPEGAAVSSWRGYAGGIAAARAGHDVVMCPEQQVYFDHRQAPGEDEPVPIGYVRTLEDVYRFEPVPPELTGADADRVLGAQANLWTEVMEDRRRVDYQAFPRLAAFAEVVWSALPPSSERDFGAFQGRMEAHYARLDALGVSYRPPAGPLPWQRRPGLLGRPREGAPPIV